From one Macrobrachium nipponense isolate FS-2020 chromosome 37, ASM1510439v2, whole genome shotgun sequence genomic stretch:
- the LOC135209385 gene encoding cilia- and flagella-associated protein 251-like has product MHNACCFPSPLLFFCFHDVANPQGDGTCSPARNATTAKESPKFFCPGQGRWGERGEMGGGGGRAREKGEGARKKEEDDREKEDDDREKGEDDKEKEEGVREKEEDDRDKEEDDREKEEDDREKEDDDREKGEDDKEKEEGVREKEEDDREKEEDDKEKEVDEREKEEYDREKGEDDREKEEGVREKEEGVREEEEDDREKGDDDREKEVGEREKEEYDREIEEDDKEKDDDDREKEVGEMGKGEDDKEKGDGARKKDERAMEKGGYDVREKRGKVLGIREKVLGRKEEDNGEMEEMMGRKRQIM; this is encoded by the exons ATGCATAACGCCTGCtgtttcccctccccccttttgtTTTTCTGCTTCCATGACGTAGCAAATCCTCAGGGCGATGGGACATGCAGTCCAGCTCGAAATGCAACGACCGCAAAAGAGTCTCCCAAGTTCTTTTGCCCTGGACAGGGACGGTGGGGAGAAAGGGGAGAAATGGGAGGTGGTGGGGGAAGAGCTAGGGAGAAAGGGGAAGGTGctaggaagaaagaggaagatgaTAGGGAGAAAGAGGACGATGACAGGGAGAAAGGGGAAGATgataaggagaaagaagaaggtgTTAGGGAGAAAGAGGAAGATGATAGGGATAAAGAGGAAGATGATAGGGAGAAAGAGGAAGATGATAGGGAGAAAGAGGACGATGACAGGGAGAAAGGGGAAGATgataaggagaaagaagaaggtgTTAGGGAGAAAGAGGAAGATGATAGGGAGAAAGAGGAAGATGATAAGGAGAAAGAGGTAGatgagagggagaaagaggaatATGACAGGGAGAAAGGGGAAGATGATAGGGAGAAAGAAGAAGGTGTTAGGGAGAAAGAAGAAGGTGttagggaggaagaggaagatgacaGGGAGAAAGGGGACGATGATAGGGAGAAAGAGGTAGgtgagagggagaaagaggaatATGATAGGGAGATAGAGGAAGATGATAAGGAGAAAGATGACGATGATAGGGAGAAAGAGGTAGGTGAGATGGGGAAAGGAGAAGATGATAAGGAGAAAGGGGATGGTGCTAGGAAGAAAGACGAAAGGGCTATGGAGAAAGGGGGATACGATGTTAGGGAAAAGAGGGGGAAAGTACTAGGAATAAGGGAGAAAGTGCTAGGGAGAAAGGAGGAAGATAATGGGGAGATGGAGGAGATGATGGGGAGAAAGAGGCAG ATTATGTAA